Proteins co-encoded in one uncultured Draconibacterium sp. genomic window:
- a CDS encoding GNAT family N-acetyltransferase has protein sequence MKDIIAPIARKEIYAELTPEKLLRKTNKGGNEIYIITAHDSPAIMHELGRLREITFRDAGGGTGKETDIDAYDTAKNPYKQLIVWDPDAKEILGGYRYVICADAPRDENGEIKLATSRVFHFSKEFEENYLPYTLELGRSFVQPAYQSSKAGAKALFALDNLWDGLGALTVDHPEIKYFFGKITMYEHFHNEARNLIQYFFKKYFRDKENLVYPLDPVEFNIDMDAMKKLFVGPEYKDDYKILVQNVRTFGENIPPLVNAYMNLSPSMKTFGTIKNEVFGNVLETGIILTIKDIYEVKVDRHIETYIKGKEDDEWPTVE, from the coding sequence ATGAAGGACATAATAGCACCTATAGCAAGAAAGGAAATTTATGCAGAGCTGACGCCTGAAAAACTACTTCGCAAAACCAACAAAGGTGGTAACGAAATATACATTATAACAGCACACGATTCGCCTGCAATTATGCACGAGTTGGGTCGCTTACGCGAAATCACGTTCAGAGATGCCGGTGGTGGCACCGGTAAAGAAACCGATATCGACGCATACGACACCGCAAAAAATCCTTACAAACAACTGATTGTTTGGGATCCGGATGCAAAGGAAATACTAGGTGGCTACCGCTATGTAATTTGTGCCGATGCTCCACGCGATGAAAATGGAGAAATAAAACTGGCCACATCCCGGGTTTTTCACTTCTCTAAAGAATTTGAAGAGAACTATCTGCCTTATACACTGGAACTAGGACGCTCGTTTGTGCAACCTGCCTACCAGTCGAGTAAAGCCGGCGCCAAAGCACTTTTTGCACTCGATAACCTTTGGGACGGCCTGGGAGCACTTACTGTTGATCATCCGGAGATAAAATATTTCTTTGGAAAAATTACAATGTACGAGCATTTCCACAACGAAGCACGTAACCTGATTCAATACTTCTTTAAAAAATATTTCCGCGATAAAGAAAATCTTGTATATCCGCTAGATCCTGTTGAATTCAACATCGACATGGATGCCATGAAAAAGCTATTTGTTGGCCCGGAATACAAAGACGACTACAAAATTCTAGTACAAAATGTACGAACATTTGGAGAAAATATTCCTCCGCTGGTGAATGCCTACATGAACCTTTCACCATCGATGAAAACCTTTGGAACAATTAAAAACGAAGTATTTGGAAACGTACTTGAAACCGGAATTATTTTAACAATTAAAGATATTTACGAGGTTAAGGTTGATCGCCATATTGAAACTTACATAAAAGGTAAGGAAGACGATGAATGGCCAACAGTTGAATAA
- a CDS encoding NifB/NifX family molybdenum-iron cluster-binding protein: MSKIFAITSSGKTEKSFLDLRFGKCEYIVLFDVDKNQYSIEENKFIEESHSGVKLVDFLKEQGVTTIVTGEVGPMVSQRLEKEKLQLVLLDEERIRVDEIMDRIEG; encoded by the coding sequence ATGAGTAAAATATTTGCGATTACATCCTCCGGCAAAACAGAAAAGTCTTTTCTCGATCTCCGTTTCGGGAAGTGTGAATACATTGTACTGTTTGATGTTGATAAAAACCAGTATTCCATTGAGGAGAATAAATTTATTGAAGAATCGCACAGTGGAGTTAAATTGGTTGATTTTTTAAAAGAACAAGGAGTAACCACCATTGTAACCGGCGAAGTAGGGCCAATGGTTAGCCAGCGTTTAGAAAAGGAAAAACTACAACTGGTACTCTTAGACGAAGAACGCATACGCGTTGACGAAATTATGGACAGAATAGAAGGCTAA
- a CDS encoding FtsL-like putative cell division protein, which produces MKSFIGGTILTDERTLKQMPFVGFLAVLGLLLIANRNWSESTLREIVVLQEELAELRSESVTLSAKLMDASRPSEVAKRVEEAGIGLQEPMRPPQKITVEKED; this is translated from the coding sequence ATGAAATCCTTTATCGGAGGAACCATTCTTACCGATGAGCGCACTTTGAAGCAGATGCCGTTTGTCGGTTTTCTGGCGGTTCTGGGCTTATTGTTGATTGCCAATCGTAACTGGTCGGAAAGTACACTGCGCGAGATTGTGGTGTTGCAGGAAGAGCTGGCAGAGTTGCGATCAGAATCGGTAACGCTTTCTGCCAAATTGATGGACGCCAGCCGCCCTTCGGAAGTAGCAAAACGAGTTGAAGAGGCCGGGATTGGTTTGCAAGAGCCAATGCGTCCTCCGCAAAAAATAACGGTTGAAAAAGAAGATTAG
- a CDS encoding carboxymuconolactone decarboxylase family protein — protein sequence MGNLVEEFGRYRAKMNEKILASDNKVMKRIYSLDTLTYKEGALGANVKEMLGLATSLVLRCDDCVKYHLEKCHELHVTTEEVFEVFSVANVVGGTICIPHTRRAVEYWEELNKLKKD from the coding sequence ATGGGAAATTTAGTGGAAGAATTTGGCCGCTACCGGGCGAAAATGAATGAAAAAATACTGGCTTCGGACAACAAGGTAATGAAGCGCATTTATAGTCTAGATACACTTACCTACAAAGAAGGAGCACTGGGTGCCAACGTGAAAGAGATGCTGGGACTGGCAACATCGCTCGTACTGCGTTGCGACGATTGTGTAAAATACCACCTCGAGAAATGCCACGAACTACATGTTACCACCGAAGAAGTTTTTGAGGTTTTTAGTGTGGCCAACGTTGTAGGCGGAACCATTTGTATTCCGCACACACGAAGAGCTGTTGAATACTGGGAGGAACTGAACAAATTAAAAAAAGATTAA
- a CDS encoding amidophosphoribosyltransferase: MSDQIKHECGIALIRLLKPLSYYHKKYGTWKYGLNKLYLLMEKQHNRGQDGAGICCVKSELDPGNPYISRFRSVEPNPIKDVFDKVNKPLKKAKRNNFDINDPEWAENNFPFAGTLYLGHLRYGTFGKNSIDFTHPVMRQNNWKSRNLVLAGNFNLTNTDELFNVLLNLGQHPKAYTDTVTALEKVGHFLDEENQYLFRKYKNEGYDNNEISPLIEQNLDIQNLLERASKDWDGGYAMAGLIGHGDAFVVRDPWGIRPAHYYADDEIVVVASERPVIQTVMNLQEGDVQEIGPGEGLIIKKNGTISREMIRVPHKRKSCSFERIYFSRGSDKAIYQERKQLGRLLTPIVLEAVDYDYENTVFSYIPNTAETAFYGLVDGVRSHLVDWKIDQIQQKNGSLTDKDIKRILSFEPRVEKIAIKDVKLRTFIADDASRDDLVAHVYDVTYGVIQKDKDTLVIIDDSIVRGTTLKKSILKILDRLKPKKIIVVSSAPQIRYPDCYGIDMARLDKFIAFSAAIELLKDHGKESLIQQVYKKCKEQENLPKEEMVNYVREIYKPFTAEEISAKIAELLKPEDCNAEVEIVYQSIENLHKACPNDLGDWYFTGNFPTPGGNRVVNGSFINYIEGKDARAY, from the coding sequence ATGAGTGACCAGATTAAACACGAGTGTGGCATTGCTTTAATTCGTTTGTTAAAACCGCTTTCTTACTACCATAAAAAGTATGGTACCTGGAAGTACGGATTGAACAAGTTGTACCTTTTAATGGAAAAACAGCATAACCGCGGACAGGATGGCGCCGGAATTTGCTGTGTAAAATCAGAGCTCGATCCCGGGAATCCGTACATAAGCCGGTTCCGCTCGGTTGAGCCAAATCCAATAAAAGATGTTTTTGATAAGGTGAACAAACCTTTGAAAAAAGCGAAACGCAACAACTTCGATATTAATGACCCGGAATGGGCAGAAAACAATTTTCCGTTTGCCGGAACGCTTTACCTGGGGCACCTGCGCTACGGTACTTTCGGGAAGAACAGTATTGACTTTACGCATCCGGTAATGCGACAAAATAACTGGAAGTCGCGTAACCTTGTGTTGGCAGGTAACTTTAACCTTACAAATACTGATGAGCTTTTTAATGTATTGCTTAACCTGGGGCAGCATCCAAAAGCTTATACCGATACGGTAACTGCACTCGAAAAAGTTGGTCATTTTCTTGATGAGGAAAACCAATATCTTTTCAGAAAATATAAAAACGAAGGCTACGATAATAACGAGATTTCGCCGTTGATTGAACAAAACCTCGATATTCAGAATCTTCTGGAGCGTGCCTCGAAAGACTGGGATGGTGGTTATGCTATGGCCGGATTGATTGGCCATGGCGATGCATTTGTTGTTCGCGATCCATGGGGGATTCGTCCGGCGCATTATTATGCCGACGATGAGATTGTGGTGGTAGCTTCAGAGCGTCCTGTAATTCAAACGGTAATGAACTTGCAGGAAGGAGATGTTCAAGAGATTGGCCCCGGTGAAGGATTGATTATTAAAAAGAACGGTACGATTTCGCGAGAAATGATTCGTGTGCCGCATAAGAGGAAATCTTGTTCGTTCGAGCGAATTTATTTTTCGCGAGGTAGCGATAAGGCGATTTACCAGGAAAGAAAACAGCTCGGGCGTTTGCTGACTCCGATTGTTTTGGAAGCTGTGGATTATGATTACGAAAATACCGTATTCTCTTACATTCCGAATACCGCAGAAACCGCTTTTTATGGTTTGGTTGATGGAGTTCGTAGTCATTTGGTAGATTGGAAAATCGATCAGATTCAGCAAAAAAATGGTTCATTAACCGACAAGGACATCAAACGTATTCTATCGTTTGAGCCAAGAGTAGAGAAAATTGCCATTAAAGATGTGAAGCTGCGAACCTTTATCGCCGACGATGCCAGTCGTGATGATTTGGTAGCCCACGTTTATGATGTTACCTACGGCGTAATTCAAAAAGATAAAGATACGCTGGTTATCATCGATGACTCTATTGTGCGCGGTACAACATTAAAAAAGAGTATTCTGAAAATACTCGACCGATTGAAACCGAAAAAGATCATTGTTGTTTCGTCGGCACCGCAAATTCGTTATCCTGATTGTTATGGAATCGATATGGCGCGTTTGGATAAATTTATTGCCTTTAGCGCGGCTATCGAATTGCTGAAAGATCATGGTAAAGAGTCGCTGATTCAGCAGGTTTATAAGAAATGTAAAGAGCAGGAGAATTTACCAAAAGAAGAAATGGTAAACTATGTGCGCGAAATTTATAAACCATTTACAGCTGAAGAAATTTCTGCGAAAATTGCTGAATTGTTGAAACCGGAAGATTGTAATGCGGAGGTAGAGATTGTTTATCAGTCAATCGAAAATCTGCATAAGGCTTGTCCGAATGATTTGGGCGACTGGTATTTTACCGGTAATTTCCCAACGCCCGGTGGAAACAGGGTGGTTAACGGATCGTTTATTAATTACATTGAAGGAAAAGACGCCAGGGCATATTAG
- a CDS encoding 1-acyl-sn-glycerol-3-phosphate acyltransferase codes for MTTENSTKSYKPIRIRDVFAAKSPGLAKFIPGFAYRWLNNILHLDEVNTFLEKYGHLQGIEFVDKIVEEFNVHEFVHNQENIPESGRYIIASNHPLGGFDGMLLMKNVEVRLGTFKFLANDILLNIPQLSPVFVPVNKHGGHVREAAKKLSECYNSDDQILIFPSGLASRKIKGQIMDLEWKKHFISKAIKHKRDVIPVFISGRNSNRFYRIAKIRKFLKLKWNLEMFFLPDETIKHKNTDVHLYFGKPIPYTTFDKTKTQQEWAEWVKHKVYKLKESSDSAN; via the coding sequence ATGACAACAGAGAATAGCACAAAAAGCTACAAGCCAATTCGCATCAGGGATGTATTTGCCGCCAAAAGTCCGGGATTGGCAAAATTCATCCCGGGATTTGCATACCGCTGGTTAAACAACATTTTACATCTTGACGAGGTAAATACTTTTCTTGAGAAGTACGGACACCTGCAAGGGATTGAATTTGTTGACAAGATAGTTGAGGAATTTAATGTTCACGAATTCGTTCACAACCAGGAAAACATTCCTGAATCAGGGCGTTACATAATTGCCAGCAACCATCCACTAGGCGGCTTCGATGGCATGCTACTCATGAAAAATGTAGAAGTACGCTTAGGGACGTTCAAGTTTTTAGCCAACGACATTTTACTCAATATTCCACAACTAAGTCCTGTTTTCGTACCGGTAAACAAACACGGCGGCCATGTACGCGAAGCTGCAAAAAAGCTCTCAGAATGTTACAACTCGGATGATCAGATTTTAATTTTCCCATCCGGACTGGCATCGCGAAAAATCAAAGGACAGATAATGGACCTGGAGTGGAAAAAGCATTTCATTAGCAAAGCAATTAAACACAAACGAGATGTAATTCCGGTTTTTATAAGCGGAAGAAATTCAAATCGATTTTACCGTATTGCCAAAATCCGGAAGTTTCTCAAATTAAAGTGGAACCTGGAAATGTTTTTTCTACCCGACGAAACGATAAAACACAAAAACACGGATGTACATCTTTATTTTGGGAAACCGATTCCATATACCACTTTCGACAAGACAAAAACACAACAGGAATGGGCGGAATGGGTGAAACACAAGGTATACAAACTAAAAGAAAGTTCTGATTCAGCAAATTAA
- the yjjX gene encoding inosine/xanthosine triphosphatase: MKIVVASKNPVKINATDAGFCTYFNGVEVQGVSVESGVSDQPKSDEETLKGALNRVKNARNEFNDADYWVGIEGGLAMNGSEIEAFAWIVITSGEKTGKARTASFQLPGKVAALIAEGYELGEANDILFKQENSKQKTGAVGLLTGNKINRTALYKQAVQLALVPFLNPGLY; this comes from the coding sequence ATGAAGATAGTTGTAGCCTCAAAGAATCCGGTAAAAATAAATGCCACCGATGCAGGATTTTGTACTTATTTTAATGGTGTTGAAGTGCAGGGTGTTTCGGTTGAATCGGGTGTTTCGGATCAGCCAAAAAGTGATGAGGAAACATTAAAAGGGGCTTTGAACCGCGTGAAAAATGCCCGAAATGAATTTAATGATGCCGACTATTGGGTGGGCATTGAGGGGGGACTAGCGATGAATGGTTCGGAAATTGAAGCTTTTGCCTGGATCGTTATTACATCGGGTGAAAAAACCGGAAAGGCGCGAACAGCAAGTTTTCAGTTGCCGGGGAAGGTGGCAGCGTTAATTGCCGAAGGTTATGAGTTAGGCGAAGCCAACGATATTTTGTTTAAACAAGAAAACTCGAAACAAAAAACCGGTGCAGTGGGGCTTTTAACGGGGAATAAAATTAACCGGACCGCCCTTTATAAACAGGCGGTACAGTTGGCGTTGGTGCCATTTTTAAACCCCGGTTTGTATTAG
- a CDS encoding penicillin-binding protein has protein sequence MGIRKTILSRIAIVYFVLTLFGVVVVFKLVSVQQIKNERWQQIEKNLSNNTVIIPPVRGTICADDGSVLATSVPGYKIRIDLAAEGVKKVFDNEVDSLAWYLSNFHKDASKREYARRLRSAYKNRNRGYLLTPEKIDYNQLQEFKNFPILRRGRFGGGLIIEQENKRLNPLGMLAQRTIGSLNKENALTPVPVGYNGLERSYEMYLRGENGISYKQNLSGRWVTRTEIEPQNGMDIITTIDVKMQDIAESALYKQVLKSNPEWATAVLMEVKTGEIKAIANLGKTKDGYYEKDNYALGHRGCYEPGSTFKLVSLMVALEDGVVDTSDVFDTGNGYWAQEKITDDHACGKVNVKQILEQSSNIGTAKVILSKYANNPKDYVDRIYGFGIQKPLGLELAGEGQPYIKYPGNADWWGTTTLGRMSYGYDLRLTPLQILNFYNAVANDGAMVKPRLVKEIRNNGALVKTFKPELLNPMIVSKETIGKAQAMLEGVCQNGTGRGVQGEHFKVAGKTGTARVARSDGKGYEYGAYYASFVGYFPADNPMYSLIVTFKKPRNSIYGAAVAGPVFKEISEKVYASQIMNATPEDDNHEGEDIPQIKSGERDAILRLAEELELKNLRGLPDSRMVSLSMQDSTIVLEENEVPANAVPDVVGMGASNAIFLLENAGLKVKINGIGKVKKQSLTPGSSYRPGQTVYLSLS, from the coding sequence GTGGGGATCAGGAAGACCATATTGTCGCGTATTGCAATTGTATACTTCGTGTTGACGTTGTTTGGAGTTGTGGTTGTTTTCAAACTTGTTTCTGTTCAGCAGATTAAAAATGAGCGCTGGCAGCAAATTGAGAAAAACCTGAGCAATAATACCGTGATTATTCCACCGGTAAGGGGAACAATCTGTGCCGACGATGGCAGTGTGTTGGCAACCTCTGTTCCGGGATATAAAATCCGCATCGATTTGGCTGCCGAAGGAGTTAAAAAAGTATTCGATAACGAAGTGGATTCATTAGCCTGGTATTTGTCGAATTTTCATAAAGATGCTTCAAAACGCGAATACGCCAGACGATTGCGGTCTGCTTATAAAAACAGAAACCGCGGCTATCTGCTCACACCTGAAAAAATAGACTATAATCAATTACAGGAATTTAAGAACTTCCCGATTTTGCGCCGCGGGCGATTTGGTGGTGGATTGATCATCGAACAGGAGAATAAACGTCTTAATCCGCTGGGAATGTTGGCGCAACGAACTATCGGTAGTTTGAATAAAGAAAATGCCTTGACTCCGGTTCCGGTAGGTTACAACGGACTGGAGCGTTCGTACGAAATGTACCTGCGTGGTGAAAATGGCATTAGTTACAAGCAGAACCTATCAGGGCGTTGGGTGACCCGCACCGAAATTGAGCCACAAAATGGAATGGATATTATTACCACCATTGATGTGAAGATGCAGGATATTGCGGAGAGTGCTTTATATAAACAGGTGCTAAAGTCGAATCCGGAATGGGCAACTGCAGTTTTAATGGAGGTAAAAACCGGTGAAATTAAGGCGATAGCGAACCTGGGGAAAACCAAAGACGGCTATTACGAAAAAGATAATTATGCGTTGGGGCATCGTGGCTGTTACGAGCCGGGATCAACGTTCAAGCTGGTGTCGTTGATGGTAGCGCTGGAAGACGGAGTGGTGGATACCAGTGATGTATTCGATACCGGTAATGGTTACTGGGCGCAGGAGAAAATAACTGACGACCATGCTTGTGGTAAAGTGAATGTGAAACAAATTCTGGAGCAGTCATCGAACATCGGTACGGCAAAAGTTATTTTGTCGAAGTATGCAAACAATCCAAAAGATTACGTTGACCGGATTTATGGATTTGGTATTCAGAAGCCTTTGGGATTGGAATTGGCCGGAGAAGGACAGCCTTATATAAAGTACCCTGGGAATGCCGATTGGTGGGGAACTACCACCCTGGGGCGTATGTCGTACGGTTACGATTTGCGTCTTACGCCATTGCAAATTTTGAACTTTTACAACGCTGTAGCCAACGATGGCGCCATGGTAAAACCACGTTTGGTAAAAGAAATTCGGAATAATGGAGCTCTTGTGAAAACATTTAAGCCTGAATTGCTGAACCCGATGATTGTTTCGAAAGAAACGATTGGAAAAGCGCAGGCAATGTTAGAAGGTGTTTGCCAGAACGGAACCGGGCGTGGTGTTCAGGGAGAACATTTTAAAGTTGCCGGAAAAACCGGAACAGCGCGCGTAGCCCGCTCTGATGGCAAAGGTTACGAGTATGGAGCTTACTATGCATCGTTTGTAGGGTATTTCCCAGCTGATAATCCGATGTATTCATTAATCGTAACATTTAAAAAACCACGAAATTCGATTTATGGTGCTGCTGTAGCGGGGCCTGTTTTTAAAGAAATTTCGGAGAAAGTTTATGCAAGTCAGATTATGAATGCCACTCCTGAAGATGATAATCATGAAGGAGAAGACATTCCACAGATAAAAAGCGGGGAGCGCGACGCGATTCTTCGTTTAGCCGAAGAGTTGGAGCTAAAAAATTTGCGCGGATTGCCCGATTCAAGAATGGTTTCGCTGAGTATGCAGGATAGCACAATTGTATTGGAAGAAAATGAGGTGCCTGCAAACGCTGTTCCTGATGTAGTTGGGATGGGGGCTAGCAATGCCATTTTCCTGTTGGAAAATGCAGGTCTGAAAGTGAAAATAAACGGAATCGGAAAAGTAAAAAAACAATCGTTGACCCCAGGTAGTTCCTACCGCCCGGGACAAACGGTATATCTCTCATTAAGTTAG
- a CDS encoding SPOR domain-containing protein gives MRTFLLVLVGLLATNFSFAQVDLSEEMNADTSSIAILERLDVNRDARLDKMLKWHIEKNQKREGMDGYRVEIFFSSSLDAKEQALNLKTEFLTNYPDFPVHIKFIAPNFRVRVGDFRTKNEALKLYKQIQKKYPAAFIVPDVIEFPLLKQNQYE, from the coding sequence ATGAGGACTTTTTTGCTGGTTTTAGTTGGTCTGTTGGCCACAAATTTCTCGTTCGCCCAGGTTGATCTTTCTGAAGAAATGAATGCTGATACAAGTAGCATTGCAATTCTGGAACGACTTGATGTGAATAGAGACGCGCGGCTCGACAAAATGCTAAAATGGCATATTGAAAAGAACCAAAAAAGAGAGGGGATGGATGGATACAGGGTTGAGATCTTTTTTAGTTCGAGTTTGGACGCGAAAGAACAAGCCCTTAACCTTAAAACTGAATTTCTGACAAACTACCCGGATTTTCCCGTTCATATAAAATTTATTGCACCGAACTTTCGGGTTCGTGTAGGCGATTTTAGAACGAAAAACGAGGCTCTGAAGTTGTATAAGCAAATTCAAAAAAAATATCCTGCAGCTTTTATTGTTCCTGATGTAATCGAATTTCCATTGTTGAAACAAAATCAGTATGAGTGA
- the rsmH gene encoding 16S rRNA (cytosine(1402)-N(4))-methyltransferase RsmH has product MSDVYHIPVLAAESIEGMNLHPGASVVDATFGGGGHSAMILNALDSGGRLFAFDQDEDAAGNAIEDDRLFFIRHNFRYVRNFLRYHDVEQVDAVFADLGVSSHEFDEAERGFSFRFDAALDMRMNREADLDAAKVVNEYDESRLFQIFRMYGEIKNARKLVAQIVKARSEAPITTTTRLKEIASSCAPKAIENKYLAQVFQALRIEVNEEMEALREFLAISLDILKPGGRLVILTYHSLEDRLCKNFMKSGNFEGKIEKDFYGNVQSPFKIINRKVIVAGEEELEANPRSRSAKLRIVERI; this is encoded by the coding sequence ATGTCTGATGTTTATCACATACCGGTTTTGGCAGCCGAAAGTATTGAAGGGATGAATCTGCATCCCGGGGCCAGTGTTGTCGATGCTACCTTTGGAGGTGGCGGTCATTCGGCAATGATATTAAATGCACTTGACAGCGGCGGTCGTTTGTTTGCTTTTGATCAGGATGAAGACGCTGCCGGGAATGCCATTGAGGATGACCGGCTTTTTTTTATTCGTCATAATTTCCGTTACGTTCGTAATTTTTTGCGTTACCACGATGTTGAGCAGGTAGATGCGGTTTTTGCCGATCTTGGTGTTTCGTCGCACGAGTTTGATGAAGCCGAACGTGGTTTTTCATTTCGTTTTGATGCTGCGCTGGATATGCGCATGAATCGCGAGGCAGATCTCGATGCCGCAAAAGTTGTAAACGAATACGATGAAAGTCGGCTTTTTCAAATATTTCGCATGTATGGCGAAATTAAAAATGCCCGAAAACTGGTTGCGCAAATTGTAAAAGCCAGGAGTGAAGCCCCGATTACAACCACTACTCGCTTAAAAGAAATTGCATCATCGTGCGCCCCAAAAGCAATCGAGAATAAATATTTGGCGCAGGTTTTTCAGGCTTTGCGCATTGAGGTGAACGAAGAGATGGAAGCTTTGCGCGAGTTTCTGGCTATTTCGCTTGATATTTTAAAACCCGGTGGACGTCTGGTTATTCTTACTTATCACAGTCTGGAAGATCGCCTGTGTAAGAATTTCATGAAGTCGGGGAATTTTGAAGGAAAGATCGAGAAAGATTTTTACGGAAATGTGCAGTCGCCTTTCAAAATAATTAATCGAAAAGTGATTGTGGCAGGAGAAGAGGAGTTGGAGGCAAATCCACGGTCGAGAAGTGCAAAACTAAGAATAGTAGAAAGAATTTAA
- a CDS encoding GNAT family N-acetyltransferase, which produces MKIRQATQKDHKTLVEFQLAMAHETEGIELHAPTVEKGVEAVLNDSNKGYYYVAEMNGQVVSSLLTTFEWSDWRNGTILWIQSVYVRPEFRRKGVYRKMYAHIKDIVMKADNLNGIRLYADKTNGAAQKTYENLGMNQDHYVMFEWMK; this is translated from the coding sequence ATGAAAATACGACAAGCAACTCAAAAAGACCACAAAACACTGGTAGAATTTCAGTTAGCAATGGCACACGAAACAGAAGGCATTGAACTACACGCGCCAACAGTAGAGAAAGGTGTTGAAGCCGTTTTAAACGACAGCAACAAAGGCTACTATTACGTTGCAGAAATGAACGGACAAGTGGTAAGTTCGTTATTAACTACTTTCGAGTGGAGCGACTGGCGCAACGGAACAATTTTGTGGATACAATCGGTTTATGTGAGGCCCGAATTCCGCCGAAAAGGCGTTTACCGCAAAATGTATGCGCACATTAAAGATATAGTGATGAAAGCCGATAACCTTAACGGAATTCGCCTTTACGCCGACAAAACAAATGGAGCAGCACAAAAAACCTACGAAAACCTGGGAATGAACCAGGACCACTATGTAATGTTTGAATGGATGAAATAG